Proteins from a genomic interval of Kitasatospora herbaricolor:
- a CDS encoding YceI family protein, with amino-acid sequence MGLFNRTKTADTTTAVVDAPAGPGLAHLTGDWAVDTAHSQVGFSVRHAMVTNVRGAFTEYDGKLHLDGSEPANSSAELVIKVASIDTKQAQRDEHLRTGDFFAAEAHPEITFRSTSAERLRDDSYRMIGDLTIKGTTRPVVLDLEYTGSATDAYGAERVGFEGAATIDRTDWGLSYNAALETGGVLIGEKVKLTFDISAVKAA; translated from the coding sequence CACCACCACCGCCGTCGTGGACGCCCCGGCCGGCCCCGGCCTGGCGCACCTGACCGGTGACTGGGCCGTCGACACCGCGCACAGCCAGGTCGGCTTCTCCGTCCGTCACGCGATGGTCACCAACGTCCGCGGCGCGTTCACCGAGTACGACGGCAAGCTCCACCTGGACGGCAGCGAGCCCGCCAACTCCTCCGCCGAGCTCGTGATCAAGGTCGCCAGCATCGACACCAAGCAGGCCCAGCGCGACGAGCACCTGCGCACCGGGGACTTCTTCGCCGCCGAGGCCCACCCCGAGATCACCTTCCGCAGCACCTCGGCCGAGCGGCTGCGCGACGACTCCTACCGGATGATCGGCGACCTGACCATCAAGGGCACCACCCGTCCGGTCGTCCTCGACCTGGAGTACACGGGCAGCGCCACCGACGCCTACGGCGCCGAGCGCGTCGGCTTCGAGGGTGCCGCCACCATCGACCGCACCGACTGGGGCCTGAGCTACAACGCCGCACTGGAGACCGGTGGCGTGCTGATCGGCGAGAAGGTCAAGCTCACCTTCGACATCTCGGCGGTCAAGGCGGCCTGA